The Planococcus halocryophilus nucleotide sequence GCGGATTAATTTTTTTACATCATATTCTTGCATCAATTCTGTTACGTAAATTGCAATTGACGGTACGCCCATTCCAGTTCCTTGAACAGAGATACGCTTCCCTTTATATGTTCCGGTATAACCGAACATGTTGCGGACTTCGTTGTACAAAGTCACATCTTCCAAAAAAGTTTCCGCTATGTATTTAGCACGAAGCGGATCTCCTGGTAGTAAAATTGTTTCGGCAATATCGCCTTTTTTCGCATTAATGTGAACACTCATTTAAAAAACCTCACTTTTATATTGTAGATTTAATCATACTGTTTTTTTACAGCTTGTGCAACGACCAGCTTTATTCGTCTGCGTATTCTCTCCACATTTCATCGAATACGCTTGCTCTCATGACCGGATGTGCTTTTTCTTCAATGTATTTAGAAAGTCGTTCAAAATCAGTTTCAGATTTCGGAAATGAATGATCCAAAAACATCGAATCCGAAAAATGCGAAAAGTCATCAGCCTCGAGTTTGCCACGGTATTTCAATGCAAATTGGTAAAATGAACGTTCCATGGTCGAACTCCTTTCGAATTTCGGGCAAAAAAAACCGGACAACATGTCCGGATAAGCCATTATTCAAATAATTTCTTGTACTCGGATAAGCCTTCTGCATCTAACTGCTCTTTAGGTACAAAACGAAGAGCCGCAGAATTAATACAATAGCGAAGTCCACCTAAAGATGATGGCCCATCAGGGAATAAATGCCCTAAGTGAGAATCCGCCGTTGCTGAACGGACTTCTGTTCTTCGCATCCCATGACTTGTATCAAAATTTTCTTTTACTTCAGTTTCTTCGATTGGTTTTGCAAAACTTGGCCAACCACAATGAGCATCAAATTTATCTTTTGAACTAAACAAAGGTTTTCCTGAAACAATATCTACATAAATTCCGTCTTCAAAATGTTGGTCATATTCTCCTTGAAATGGAGGCTCAGTACCACTTTCTTGCGTCACATGATATTGCATCGGTGTTAACTTTGATTTCAATTCGTCTTTCATAATTGTCCACCCCAATTCTTTTCTATAAATGCAGTCCGTCCCGATCCAACCGAATAACGGTTGTAATGGCCAGGGTTTTTCTTATAGTAATCTTGATGGTATGTTTCTGCCAAATAAAATGGTTTTGCTTCTAATATTGGTGTCACAACAGCTTTCTCGAATCTACCCGAATTGTCTAGGTCTTGTTTAGACTTTTCTGCTTTGAGTCGTTGTTCCTCGGAATGATAATAAATAGCCGTCTGATACGATTCCCCACGGTCAAAAAATTGACCTCCCGCATCTGTCGGATCAATTTGTGTCCAGAAAACGTCTAACAATTTTTCATATGGAAAAATATCGGGTTGAAATGTGATTTGGACCGCTTCAACATGTCCCGTAGCATTGGAGCAAACTTGTTCATAGCTCGGATTTTTCAACTCACCGCCTGTGTATCCACTCACAACTTCTTCAATGCCATCTAATGAATCAAAAGGTTTGACCATGCACCAAAAACAGCCACCTGCAAATGTCGCTTTTTCTGTCTTCATCTACTCACTCCGTTCCCTATGGTTCGATTGTTACCAATAATCGGATATCATCATCTTTTAAGTTAAACGATGACGCTCGAACAGAAATCCCATCATCTAAAGGTATTTCCGTAAGCTTTAATACCACTTCTTCATCTTTAGGCATCACTTCCATAAAATCCGGAAGGTCAACTGAATCTCTAAGTAACTTTAACGCAGATTCAGGCGGAATATCCAGCATGCCGACTTCTACAGACTTTTGTTCTAGTAACAAATTACCATCTTCTTGAACAAGAGGTTCAAATTTCATCAAGATTGGCAAGGTCACCGAAAATACAGTTAGTTCTGTTGAGATGCTGACATCATCCGCCACCGACAAAGCCAAAGGAATCGGTTGATCTTTCATCGCTTTTTGAATATAAGTATTAGCAATCCCTTCAAAATCTGCTTTAGTAGTATTGACTACGACTGTGTTACCGGCTGCAGGTCCATTTTCTAAGGCCTGATACGATGTATAGTCTTTTGGCGGAGTCGTTACATAAAGCACCGCTCCTACCAATGCCAATGCATTCAACGCCAACAGAGCAAAAAAGGCCAAACGCCATTTTCTCATCATATCCTCACCCTATTCTTCATAACTCAATCCACATTCTTCCATCCTCTTTAAAATACGCTTTGTCATCAAGTCATAACCTCTACTATTGGGATGAAAAAAATCGGAATGGTAAACCAAATTTTTATTACCGACAAATAAATCACTGACAGGCACAAAACAAGCCTGAGGATCTTCATCTATCCTTTTTTGCATTACTTGATTAAAAGAGTCTATAATTTGATCAAATTCTTCTACTTCATCCGTTACGAGCGAAAAAGGATTATAAATGCCCATCATAATAATAGGCACAGTTGGATTGATCTCTCGTATCGAAGTCAGAATCGTATCAAAGCGGCTTTCATAGAAAACCAATTCATCATCGAAAGCTTCTATATTCAGTGAAAACAAATCGCGTTTCACAATTCGCATAACATCATTTCCACCAATGGTCATAGTTAAATAATCTGCTTCTGAAATAGGACCCGTTAGTTTGCCTTGCTGGAACATTGCTAGCAATTGATCGCTACGTCGACCCCTTTTAGCGGTGTTTTCAACAGCGACCCCTTCAATTCCCTGCCAAGTTTGAATTTCGGCTGCTAACCTGCCTGTATAGCCCCCTAAATCTGCTTCATCACCAACTCCTTGAGATAACGAATCACCAAGAGCTGTGATGATGACGGCTTGAGGTTTAAAGTTCGGCGGTACCGTATAAGAACCGATTGATGGTTCATTTCTCGGCTCTGCCTCTTCGTTGCCAAAGATAAACGTTGGACTGCACCCCGCTACTATACCCGTGGACAAAATGACGATTAACAGGATGCGTTTCAAATTCGTCTCTCCTTTTTTACATAGGACTGTACTTTATCGTTAATCGGTATAATACATAAATCCTATTGCACCGATTCCTGTGTGCGTGGAAATTACTGGCGTTGTAAAGTCAAATTGAATATCGTCAAAACCGGTTTCTTTAATTTTTTCACGCAACGGACCTGCCATTGCAAGTCCATTGGCGTGAGCGATACCAACACCTTTTACTTGCTTGCCTGTAGTCCGGTCGAGAAAGTCTTTCATTAAATAATCTACTACTTGCTTATGGCTTCTAACTTTAGCAACTGGTGTATATTCACCACTATCTAAAGAAGCGATCGGCTTGATTTTCATCAAGGATCCTAATAACGCACGACCTTTTCCGATTCGTCCGCCTTTCACAAGGTTATCTAGTGTATCTACCACTACAAACAGTTTTGTATTGAGGCGAACTTGCTCTATTCGCGCAACAATTTCGTCCATCGACTTTCCTTCCTTGGCCATTTTAGCTGCCTCAAAAACTTGGAAAGTTAAAGCGTGCGAAATATAACGAGAATCAACGACCGTGACGTCTGAATCAGAGAGTTGAGCTGCTGTTTTTGCAGACTCAACAGTACCACTCATCCCTCCAGTCATATGGATAGATAAAATTTGATCCCCATTTCCACCTAGCTTGTCATACAACTCTTTGAAAACGCCCGGAGCTGGTTGGGAGCTTTTTGGCATTTCTTTTGTATTTTTCATTAACTCTAGAAAAGATTCTGGTTCAAGATCTACTCGATCCAAATAAGTTTTTCCACCGACTTGTATGCTCAATGGAACTACATGTAAATCATATTTTTTAATGACCTCCGGTTTTAAATCAGCGGTCGAATCCGTGACGATATGAATTTTTGACATGAAATCACTCTTTTCTTCACTTAGATTTAAGTAATGGAATTGCAAGAAAACCATGTAAATTGCTATTCAGTAATATTAATCTAAATTGTATTTTTGCATAGATAGTGTAACAATCGTTTCAGCAATTCTTGAATGAATCATTGCTATTGCCTCTTTTGTATTCATTTCTTTTATTGTGTCACTAGAAATCGGATCCAAAAGTTGAACTTGTACAGTTGCCGGCATTACTTTATTGTTGTTTTTTTCCATAATATCCGCAGTTCCATGGATTGCAATTGGTAAAATCGATACATTTGCATCTTTTGCAATACGCAAGAAACCTGCTTTAAATTCACCAAGGCCATCACCTTTGCTTCTCGTTCCTTCAGGAAAAATCAAAATTGAATGGCCTTCTTTCAACTTTTCTACTGTATCTGTAATCGATTTCAATGCACTTCGGCGATCGGTTCGATCTAAAAATACACAGTTCATCTCTTCCATATACATCGGAATGATAGGGAATTTTTTTACTTCTTTTTTAGAAATAAAACCAAATGGTTTTGGAATCGTAGAAAGCAATGTTGGAATATCAAAGTTTCCTTCATGATTACTGACAAACAGCACAGGTCCTTCAGGTAATTTTTCAAGCCCTTGAATAGACACTTTACTTTTCGTCCGCTTCATAATGCCCGTTGCCCATTTTTGCGGTTCCGTATGAATTAGTTGATCATATTCCTCAAGAGACAATTGTTTCTTCTGTTTCATGAATTTCCTCAAACTTATTGCGCTAAATGGCAAATAGCCAAAAATAAAGGAGAATGTACGAAAAGAATTAAGCATGGGCATTTTTCTTTTTCCGTCTTTCGTATACTAAATATGAAAAAGCTACATCATTTGAAATTTGCTGCTCCGATTCTGAAACAAGTTTCCACTCACGGCCATATTCCGGAAAATAAGTGTCTCCGTCAAATTCTTGGTGAATTAATGTAATGTAAAGGCGATCAGCATCAGGTAATACCGACTCAAAAATTTGTTCTCCACCAATAATCATTACTTCCTCATGTGCTTCTTTTGCCAATTTGATGGCATCAGACAAATTGTGTACCACGTCTACGCCTTCTGCCTCGTAATAATCGTTGCGTGTCACAACGATATTACGGCGTTTTGGAAGCGGACGACCTATAGATTCATACGTATTGCGACCCATAACAATGCCTTTTCCAATCGTATGTTCTTTAAAATAAGCCAAATCAGCAGGAATATGCCAAGGCAATTCGTTATTCTTTCCAATGACCCGGTTAGGATCATGCGCTACCATCAATGAAATCATACATATTCCTCCTACCCCGCTTTTTACGGGTGTTAAACTCTATTTAACGAAATCCTGTTGCCCATTAAACCGCAACGGGTGCTTTTATCCGCGGGTGTGGATCATAACCTTCAATCGTGATATCTGCAAGCGTTAAATCAAATATGGATTCGACTTCCTCATTAATATGTAATGTTGGAAGCGGTTTTGGCTCTCTAGTTAGTTGTTCTTCTACTTGTGATAAGTGATTTGAATATAGATGTGTGTCGCCTGTTGTGTAAACAAAATCGCCAACTTCCAAATTGCATTCACGGGCAATAAGGTGTGTCAACAATGCATAAGAAGCGATATTAAACGGCACCCCTAAAAAGACATCTGCACTTCGTTGATACAGCTGACATGAAAGTTTTCCATCTGCTACGTAAAACTGGAAAATAATATGGCAAGGCGGTAAGGCCATGTCGTCTATAAATTCTGGATTCCATGCGGTAACAAGATGTCGACGGGAATCCGGATTCTTTTTAATGGATTCGATGACATTTTTTAATTGATCGATCGTTTCGCCTTCTGTTGTTGCCCACGAACGCCATTGCTTACCGTAAACCGGACCTAAATCCCCGTATTTCCCAGCGAATACCGGGTTATTAATCACTTGTTGTTGGAAAATTTGCATCTGCTGTTTATATAGTTCTGCAAACTCAGGATCTTTCTGGGCACGACGACCAAAATCTGTCATATCCGGCCCTGTATATTCGTCACTTTCTACCCACTGGGCAAATGCCCATTCGTCCCATATATGATTATTGTCTTGTAGCAATGCTCGAACGTTTGTATCTCCTTTAATAAACCAAAGTAGTTCAGATACAATTAAACGGAATGCCGTTTTTTTAGTTGTCATTAATGGAAATCCTTGCGTCAAGTCAAATCGCATTTGATGGCCAAAAACACTCAATGTTCCTGTACCCGTTCGATCTTCTTTTGTTGCTCCATTATGTAAAATGTGTTCGCATAATTCTAAATATTGCTTCATGTAATTCGCCTCCGTTGTTAAGTTTAATCATAACAAAAATATTGACTAAGGACACATCTGAACTAATAATACCTATTCATAAAATTATCAAAACAAAAAACCGTCACAAAGTGAACGGTTTAAGAAAGCCATTTTGGCGGTGTGTTTTTAGACCAATAGATATCACCTAGAGTAATATGTTTTTGGAAGTTATCTTCAGCTATATGATAATGGAAGTTAAAAGAATAACCTACTTGAGGCTTTTTCTCTGTTCGAACATGAAAACGAATTTCGTCTATATTTGTTTTAGTATCGTAAATATGGAATATTTTTTCAGCATAATCACCTGACGGCTTTTCGGAAATTGCCAAGGTTTTCAGTTTGCCGTCTTCTAGACTTGCCAAATGAACGTCGATTGCTCGCTGAATGTTTGGCAAAATCATTGTTTGGAATTCATCTTGAATGACAGGACCGATTCGAGATCCAAATTTCAAATACGCCTGCTCTTCTGCAGATTGATAAGCCAAATCGAATATGGAGTCATTTGTGTCATAAAACTCGCTCGGATCTACCCAATCATAAATATATTGTTTGTTATCACTTTCCGCTGCGTGTGATTTTGGTTGACCCTTTTCGTCTAAAAGCGACTCCCAGATTAAATGATTCGGAGAGATTGCGCCCAATGTCAAAACGGCAACTGCAATCATCAGCGACTTTTGCCACCAATTTTTCATGAACATCACCTTTTCTTTATGAACATTTTAGTAACATATCTGTTTATTTATACGATTTTCACGGGGAAAGGTTTCATCTTCTTGAAATTCATTGTACAATAAAGTCATTAACAACGCCTTGTTTTTTTTTGAAAAGGAGGAATTTTCGTGGATGCATCATTATTGATCGGATTGGGTCTCCTATTTATGCTCGGATACTTGACTTCACTTTCATTTACAGATTAATAACAAATAAAAAAACTCCCTAAAATTTAGGGAGTTTTTTTATTTGTTTTAACTCATTTTTTCAATAATCGCCTATTTTTCTACGTTGCCTTCCCATGAAGACATCCCTTGAGCTACATTTACAAACTCATAGCCTTCTTCAAGCATCAATTCACTCGCTTGTTGAGACCGGTTGCCAGACTGGCAAATGACAACGTATTTTTTGTCTTGTTGAATACCTTCAAAATCACCATTTTGCATTCCCGTAAGTGGCTCGTTTTGCGCCCCTGGGATATGCCCTTGATCAAATTCAAACGGTTCGCGAACGTCC carries:
- a CDS encoding YozE family protein, with amino-acid sequence MERSFYQFALKYRGKLEADDFSHFSDSMFLDHSFPKSETDFERLSKYIEEKAHPVMRASVFDEMWREYADE
- the msrB gene encoding peptide-methionine (R)-S-oxide reductase MsrB; the encoded protein is MKDELKSKLTPMQYHVTQESGTEPPFQGEYDQHFEDGIYVDIVSGKPLFSSKDKFDAHCGWPSFAKPIEETEVKENFDTSHGMRRTEVRSATADSHLGHLFPDGPSSLGGLRYCINSAALRFVPKEQLDAEGLSEYKKLFE
- the msrA gene encoding peptide-methionine (S)-S-oxide reductase MsrA, whose product is MKTEKATFAGGCFWCMVKPFDSLDGIEEVVSGYTGGELKNPSYEQVCSNATGHVEAVQITFQPDIFPYEKLLDVFWTQIDPTDAGGQFFDRGESYQTAIYYHSEEQRLKAEKSKQDLDNSGRFEKAVVTPILEAKPFYLAETYHQDYYKKNPGHYNRYSVGSGRTAFIEKNWGGQL
- a CDS encoding YpmS family protein codes for the protein MMRKWRLAFFALLALNALALVGAVLYVTTPPKDYTSYQALENGPAAGNTVVVNTTKADFEGIANTYIQKAMKDQPIPLALSVADDVSISTELTVFSVTLPILMKFEPLVQEDGNLLLEQKSVEVGMLDIPPESALKLLRDSVDLPDFMEVMPKDEEVVLKLTEIPLDDGISVRASSFNLKDDDIRLLVTIEP
- a CDS encoding GDSL-type esterase/lipase family protein, giving the protein MKRILLIVILSTGIVAGCSPTFIFGNEEAEPRNEPSIGSYTVPPNFKPQAVIITALGDSLSQGVGDEADLGGYTGRLAAEIQTWQGIEGVAVENTAKRGRRSDQLLAMFQQGKLTGPISEADYLTMTIGGNDVMRIVKRDLFSLNIEAFDDELVFYESRFDTILTSIREINPTVPIIMMGIYNPFSLVTDEVEEFDQIIDSFNQVMQKRIDEDPQACFVPVSDLFVGNKNLVYHSDFFHPNSRGYDLMTKRILKRMEECGLSYEE
- a CDS encoding DegV family protein, which gives rise to MSKIHIVTDSTADLKPEVIKKYDLHVVPLSIQVGGKTYLDRVDLEPESFLELMKNTKEMPKSSQPAPGVFKELYDKLGGNGDQILSIHMTGGMSGTVESAKTAAQLSDSDVTVVDSRYISHALTFQVFEAAKMAKEGKSMDEIVARIEQVRLNTKLFVVVDTLDNLVKGGRIGKGRALLGSLMKIKPIASLDSGEYTPVAKVRSHKQVVDYLMKDFLDRTTGKQVKGVGIAHANGLAMAGPLREKIKETGFDDIQFDFTTPVISTHTGIGAIGFMYYTD
- a CDS encoding lysophospholipid acyltransferase family protein; translation: MKQKKQLSLEEYDQLIHTEPQKWATGIMKRTKSKVSIQGLEKLPEGPVLFVSNHEGNFDIPTLLSTIPKPFGFISKKEVKKFPIIPMYMEEMNCVFLDRTDRRSALKSITDTVEKLKEGHSILIFPEGTRSKGDGLGEFKAGFLRIAKDANVSILPIAIHGTADIMEKNNNKVMPATVQVQLLDPISSDTIKEMNTKEAIAMIHSRIAETIVTLSMQKYNLD
- a CDS encoding dihydrofolate reductase gives rise to the protein MISLMVAHDPNRVIGKNNELPWHIPADLAYFKEHTIGKGIVMGRNTYESIGRPLPKRRNIVVTRNDYYEAEGVDVVHNLSDAIKLAKEAHEEVMIIGGEQIFESVLPDADRLYITLIHQEFDGDTYFPEYGREWKLVSESEQQISNDVAFSYLVYERRKKKNAHA
- a CDS encoding thymidylate synthase; amino-acid sequence: MKQYLELCEHILHNGATKEDRTGTGTLSVFGHQMRFDLTQGFPLMTTKKTAFRLIVSELLWFIKGDTNVRALLQDNNHIWDEWAFAQWVESDEYTGPDMTDFGRRAQKDPEFAELYKQQMQIFQQQVINNPVFAGKYGDLGPVYGKQWRSWATTEGETIDQLKNVIESIKKNPDSRRHLVTAWNPEFIDDMALPPCHIIFQFYVADGKLSCQLYQRSADVFLGVPFNIASYALLTHLIARECNLEVGDFVYTTGDTHLYSNHLSQVEEQLTREPKPLPTLHINEEVESIFDLTLADITIEGYDPHPRIKAPVAV
- a CDS encoding YpjP family protein, which codes for MKNWWQKSLMIAVAVLTLGAISPNHLIWESLLDEKGQPKSHAAESDNKQYIYDWVDPSEFYDTNDSIFDLAYQSAEEQAYLKFGSRIGPVIQDEFQTMILPNIQRAIDVHLASLEDGKLKTLAISEKPSGDYAEKIFHIYDTKTNIDEIRFHVRTEKKPQVGYSFNFHYHIAEDNFQKHITLGDIYWSKNTPPKWLS
- a CDS encoding rhodanese-like domain-containing protein translates to MTKRLVLMLAIVSALLLAACGQEADYETIQIDQVAEKQDAGYTVLDVREPFEFDQGHIPGAQNEPLTGMQNGDFEGIQQDKKYVVICQSGNRSQQASELMLEEGYEFVNVAQGMSSWEGNVEK